A window of Oncorhynchus tshawytscha isolate Ot180627B linkage group LG10, Otsh_v2.0, whole genome shotgun sequence contains these coding sequences:
- the LOC112241289 gene encoding mothers against decapentaplegic homolog 1: MNVTSLFSFTSPAVKRLLGWKQGDEEEKWAEKAVDALVKKLKKRKGTMEELEKALSCPGQPSKCVTIPRSLDGRLQVSHRKGLPHVIYCRVWRWPDLQSHHELKALECCQFPFTAKHKDVCINPYHYKRVDSPMLPPVLVPRNSDLTARPGMQPRYHGAIDQNEPLMPHNATFPESFPPGGGGNGGLAFPCSPGNSFPSSPGSGSSSISAFPHSPLSSDPDSPFHVPADTPPPAYMPPDDYLIQDCSQPMETNLLAMPTGLDTNNRPDVQPVAYEEPKHWCSIVYYELNNRVGEAYLASDSSVLVDGFTDPSNNRNRFCLGLLSNVNRNSTIENTRRHIGKGVHLYYVGGEVYAECLSDTSIFVQSRNCNYHHGFHPTTVCKIPSGCSLKIFNNQEFAQLLAQSVNHGFEAVYELTKMCTIRMSFVKGWGAEYHRQDVTSTPCWIEVHLHGPLQWLDKVLTQMGSPHNAISSVS, translated from the exons ATGAACGTGACGTCGCTATTCTCCTTCACCAGCCCGGCGGTGAAGAGGCTGCTGGGATGGAAacagggggatgaggaggagaagtgGGCGGAGAAGGCAGTGGACGCCCTAGTGAAGAAACTGAAGAAGAGGAAGGGAACGATGGAGGAGCTGGAGAAGGCTCTCAGCTGTCCCGGACAGCCCA GTAAGTGTGTGACCATCCCTCGGTCGTTGGACGGTCGTCTCCAGGTATCCCATCGTAAAGGTCTCCcccacgtcatctactgcagaGTGTGGAGGTGGCCCGACCTACAGTCTCATCACGAACTCAAGGCCTTGGAGTGCTGCCAATTCCCCTTCACGGCCAAACACAAAGATGTCTGTATCAACCCCTACCACTATAAGAGAGTGGACAGTCCTA TGCTGCCCCCTGTCCTGGTCCCTAGGAACAGCGACCTCACAGCGAGGCCGGGGATGCAGCCCCGTTACCATGGCGCCATCGACCAGAACGAGCCTCTCATGCCCCACAACGCCACTTTCCCAGAATCCTTCCCTCCAGGCGGGGGCGGCAACGGAGGGTTGGCGTTCCCTTGTTCCCCTGGCAACAGCTTCCCCAGTTCGCCTGGCAGTGGGTCCAGCAGTATCTCCGCGTTCCCCCACTCCCCACTTAGCTCCGACCCAGACAGCCCCTTCCATGTCCCGG CTGACACCCCGCCCCCAGCCTACATGCCTCCAGATGATTATCTGATTCAGGACTGCTCCCAGCCAATGGAAACCAACCTCCTCGCCATGCCAACCGGCCTAGATACCAACAACAGGCCAG atgTTCAGCCAGTAGCCTACGAGGAACCAAAACACTGGTGTTCTATAGTGTACTATGAGCTGAATAACCGCGTGGGAGAGGCGTACCTGGCGTCAGACTCCAGTGTTCTGGTCGACGGCTTCACCGACCCGTCCAATAACCGCAACCGCTTCTGCCTCGGCCTGCTGTCTAACGTCAACCGCAACTCGACCATAGAGAACACACGCAGGCACATCGGCAAAG gtgtCCATCTCTACTACGTAGGAGGTGAGGTGTATGCCGAGTGTCTGAGTGACACCAGTATCTTCGTTCAGAGTCGTAACTGTAACTATCATCACGGTTTCCACCCCACCACGGTGTGTAAGATCCCTAGTGGCTGCAGTCTGAAGATCTTTAACAaccag GAATTTGCCCAGCTACTGGCCCAGTCAGTGAACCACGGCTTTGAGGCTGTTTACGAGCTCACCAAGATGTGTACCATACGCATGAGCTTCGTCAAG ggTTGGGGTGCAGAGTACCACCGCCAGGACGTGACCAGCACCCCCTGCTGGATAGAAGTGCACCTGCACGGCCCTCTACAGTGGCTGGACAAAGTCCTCACACAGATGGGCTCTCCCCATAACGCCATATCCTCCgtgtcctaa